The genomic window TCGCCGAGATATACGCGCCCAGGCTGGAACCGGCCAGCACCAGTGGGCCGCGCGCGGCCATTTCGGCCGCACGTTCGATCAGCCGCTGCAGCCGCGCAGGCACGTCGCCCACCCGGCTGATCTCATGCCGGGCGTCCAGATCGGTGTAATCCGGGCGTTCGTGGCTCCAGCCCAGGCGCTCGGCCACATCGGCCAGCGCGGTGACCTTGGTCGCGTCCGGGCCGCTCTCGAAACCGTGTGACAGGATGCAGTGGCCGCGGCTCATGGCTGGCGGTGTGAAATGGGTGAACTCATGCGCGAATGCTAGCATCCACCCATGCATCTGCCGCCCCCCATCATTGCCAAACCGCTGCCGTACGAGCACCAGCTGACGCAGCGCAAGCCCACCGATATCGATCTGGTGGTGATCCACTGCACCGAACTGCCGGACCTGGCCACCGCCCGCGAGTACGGTGAGCGCGCCCTGTACGACAACGGCAGCGGCAACAGCGGCCACTACTACATCGACCGCGATGGCAGCATCCAGCAATACATCGCATTGGACCGCGTTGCCCACCACGTGCGTGGCATCAACCCGCGTTCGATCGGTATCGAGCTGGTCAACCGCGGGCGCTGGCCGAACTGGTTCGACTCCACCAACCAGACCATGAGCGAGCCCTACCCCGAGGCGCAGATCGCAGCCCTGGTGCGCCTGCTGGAATGGTTACCGCAGGCACTGCCCTCGCTGCGCTACATCGCCGGCCATGAGCAGTTGGACACAGCGCTGGAGCCGGCCAGCGACGATCCTGGCCGCAGCGTGCAACGCAAGCTGGACCCGGGCCCGCTGTTTCCGTGGGAACTGGTACTGCGCGCAGTCGACCTGCAACGTTTTCCGGGCTGACTGCAGCAGCGGTCCACACCCGCCGGGCCTGCGCCTGACGCCCTGTTACTGCGCCAGGTACTGGAACTTCTCGCCGGCGGTGACCGCCAGATCCAGCCGGTTGATCGCCGGTGCGATCG from Stenotrophomonas nitritireducens includes these protein-coding regions:
- a CDS encoding alpha/beta hydrolase yields the protein MSRGHCILSHGFESGPDATKVTALADVAERLGWSHERPDYTDLDARHEISRVGDVPARLQRLIERAAEMAARGPLVLAGSSLGAYISAITSLQVPVAGLFLMVPPTTMGPMPALDAAAVPISVVHAWNDELIPAADVIAWAAERKARLLLVNDGHRLMRHVDASCQAFEALLRGL
- a CDS encoding N-acetylmuramoyl-L-alanine amidase, giving the protein MHLPPPIIAKPLPYEHQLTQRKPTDIDLVVIHCTELPDLATAREYGERALYDNGSGNSGHYYIDRDGSIQQYIALDRVAHHVRGINPRSIGIELVNRGRWPNWFDSTNQTMSEPYPEAQIAALVRLLEWLPQALPSLRYIAGHEQLDTALEPASDDPGRSVQRKLDPGPLFPWELVLRAVDLQRFPG